A section of the Pleurocapsa minor HA4230-MV1 genome encodes:
- the rpsP gene encoding 30S ribosomal protein S16, whose amino-acid sequence MIKLRLKRFGKKKEVSYRIVAIESKTRRDGRPIEELGFYNPRTDETRLDVPAIVKRLQQGAQPSETVRSILNKAQVFEQVNAK is encoded by the coding sequence ATGATTAAATTACGTTTAAAGCGCTTCGGCAAAAAAAAAGAAGTCAGCTACCGCATCGTAGCTATTGAGAGTAAGACTCGTAGAGATGGTCGTCCCATTGAAGAACTCGGTTTTTATAACCCCAGAACAGATGAAACTAGATTAGATGTTCCAGCGATCGTTAAAAGACTTCAGCAGGGAGCGCAACCTAGTGAAACTGTAAGAAGCATTCTGAACAAAGCTCAAGTTTTTGAACAAGTAAATGCCAAATAA
- a CDS encoding KH domain-containing protein has product MPNKTPLSGDQSAASPDYEQLARFLIEPFLEDPQSLSINSEVNPQSKKIWLRVAFDQSDRGKVFGRGGRNIQAIRTTIQTAAAAHGESVFLDIYSDEPPESDNNSGRRERSSSSGSNNSRRQSPSKPAPKITKK; this is encoded by the coding sequence ATGCCAAATAAGACCCCATTGTCTGGCGATCAGAGCGCGGCTAGTCCCGATTATGAGCAACTAGCTCGCTTTCTGATCGAACCTTTTTTAGAAGATCCCCAAAGTTTAAGTATCAACTCCGAAGTTAATCCCCAGAGTAAAAAGATTTGGCTCAGAGTTGCTTTTGATCAAAGCGATCGCGGTAAAGTATTCGGACGTGGTGGTCGCAATATTCAAGCCATTAGAACCACTATTCAAACGGCAGCCGCAGCTCACGGAGAATCTGTTTTTCTAGATATCTATAGCGATGAACCACCCGAATCAGATAATAATTCTGGTCGTCGCGAAAGATCGTCATCAAGTGGCAGTAATAACAGCAGGCGTCAAAGTCCCAGCAAACCTGCACCCAAGATTACGAAGAAGTGA